One window of the Sander lucioperca isolate FBNREF2018 chromosome 5, SLUC_FBN_1.2, whole genome shotgun sequence genome contains the following:
- the spred3 gene encoding sprouty-related, EVH1 domain-containing protein 3 — translation MEGDVRVRAVVMTRDDSSGGWVPLGGGGLSHVVICKGRSHDGRGRREYIIRGERLRDRAPVLECAVQRGLVYNKVNPIFHHWRVEDRKFGLTFQSPADAISFEKGLQTVLDKLDRGSDSPSSSTPEEADTEDDGQASHTGSESSSNSRKEMLPKPITIVTSESSSTCFVRPEEFSFGSSHALTTQTPAQIHTRPGQHQLSQMTAVLNPPAPPPPPPAPPTPPVGPPASSPLSPLSPTISLLEEGDLHSVDPCKDLWGSRGYEDYRRAGATRTMVGGLTGGVVVGGGGSLQDKSELCVVRFEKELAGVGTAGCEVTVSLDSKASQRLSTSSPTCVSTPNAVSPAGSPQETCKGSPSPCCIHTSLATPRSRTRKRGGGGASSGSDPGAISPDDDSPCPQASSSCSSRCVYCRSVFSASENGRGRCRDAPDPALHCLRQWTCVWCAESLLYHCMSDSEGEFWEPCSCEDSLGGHPHPLCCARWLALLALSLFVPCMCCYVPLRACLRCGERCGCCGGKHKAVR, via the exons CGTGCAGTGGTGATGACGCGTGATGACTCCAGTGGCGGTTGGGTGCCCCTTGGAGGTGGTGGCCTCAGTCATGTGGTCATATGTAAAGGGCGGAGTCATGACGGCAGGGGGCGGAGAGAATACATCATACGTGGAGAACGGCTGCGAGATCGAgca CCAGTGTTGGAGTGTGCGGTGCAAAGGGGGTTAGTGTACAACAAGGTGAACCCCATCTTCCATCACTGGCGAGTAGAAGATCGGAAGTTTGGCCTTACGTTCCAGAGTCCTGCCGATGCCATCTCCTTTGAGAAAGGGCTGCAGACTGTCCTAGACAAGCTCGACAGAG GCTCTGACTCGCCCTCGTCCTCCACACCGGAAGAAGCCGACACCGAGGATGATGGACAAGCT TCTCATACAGGAAGTGAGTCGTCATCCAACAGCAGAAAGGAGATGCTTCCCAAACCCATCACCATAGTGACGAGCGAGTCGTCGTCTACCTGCTTCGTACGGCCGGAGGAGTTTAGTTTCGGATCCAGCCATGCTCTCACCACTCAGACACCTGCTCAG ATCCACACCAGGCCGGGACAGCACCAGCTCTCACAAATGACGGCTGTGTTGAATCCGCCGGCGCCCCCGCCTCCACCTCCTGCTCCACCTACTCCTCCTGTGGGTCCCCCGGCCTCATCTCCTCTGTCCCCCCTCTCCCCCACCATTTCGCTCCTGGAAGAGGGTGACCTGCACAGTGTGGACCCTTGCAAAGACCTGTGGGGTTCTCGAGGTTATGAGGACTACCGACGGGCGGGGGCCACTAGGACTATGGTCGGGGGGCTGACCGGGGGTGTGGTTGTCGGTGGCGGAGGGAGTCTGCAGGACAAGTCCGAGCTGTGCGTGGTTCGCTTTGAGAAGGAGCTGGCAGGAGTGGGCACGGCTGGCTGCGAAGTGACGGTGAGCCTGGACAGTAAAGCCTCGCAGCGGCTGTCCACGTCATCGCCCACCTGTGTGTCCACACCCAACGCTGTGTCGCCTGCTGGCTCGCCCCAGGAGACGTGCAAAGGCTCGCCCTCTCCCTGCTGCATCCACACCTCATTGGCCACGCCCCGTTCGCGGACTCgtaagagaggaggaggaggggccaGCAGTGGCAGCGACCCAGGGGCGATCTCCCCCGATGACGACAGCCCGTGTCCTCAGGCTTCGTCATCGTGCTCGTCCCGCTGCGTGTACTGCCGCTCTGTGTTCAGCGCTTCGGAGAACGGGCGGGGCCGCTGCAGAGACGCCCCAGACCCGGCCCTGCACTGCCTGCGCCAGTGGACCTGCGTGTGGTGCGCGGAGAGTCTGCTCTACCACTGCATGTCAGACTCTGAGGGAGAGTTCTGGGAGCCGTGCTCGTGTGAAGACTCGCTGGGGGGCCACCCACACCCCCTTTGCTGTGCCCGCTGGTTGGCCCTCCTGGCCCTGTCGCTCTTCGTGCCCTGCATGTGCTGCTACGTGCCTTTGCGCGCCTGCCTGCGGTGTGGGGAAAGGTGTGGCTGCTGTGGGGGAAAGCACAAGGCGGTCCGATGA